In a genomic window of Erigeron canadensis isolate Cc75 chromosome 5, C_canadensis_v1, whole genome shotgun sequence:
- the LOC122600887 gene encoding protein trichome birefringence-like 42: MFKPTPLTTRCCFIFCFSIILVVVAHGKRRTQSNLQCDLFKGSWIMDRSNPVYNGSECPFVDPGLNCQKNGRTDQMYLHFRWQPHGCALARFNGIKFLRRNRGKKIMFVGDSLSSNQWQSLACMLHRTVPPSKHTFERRGPLSTLSFPEYGVSVVYLKNGFLVDLVVEKRGRVLKLDSISRFGKWEGADILIFNSYHWWTHNGIKQTWDYFQVGEDIYREMERMDAYKIALTTWAKWVDTYIDPQKTRVFFQGISAVHERGKDWNEPNVRNCNGQTLPTRGLHYPGKRYPGQEVVKDVLTQMKHPAYLLDITLLTQLRKDAHPSKYGDGGMDCSHWCLAGVPDTWNQILYNILLRN, translated from the exons ATGTTCAAACCCACACCACTTACTACTAGATGCtgttttattttctgtttttccATCATTCTAGTTGTTGTGGCTCATGGAAAAAGGAGAACACAATCAAACCTCCAATGTGATTTGTTTAAAGGAAGTTGGATCATGGATAGATCCAACCCGGTGTATAATGGATCTGAATGCCCATTTGTTGACCCGGGATTAAACTGTCAAAAGAATGGCAGAACTGATCAAATGTATCTCCACTTTAGATGGCAACCTCATGGTTGTGCACTTGCCAG GTTCAATGGAATCAAGTTTCTGCGGCGAAACAGGGGCAAGAAAATCATGTTCGTTGGAGATTCATTGAGTTCAAACCAATGGCAGTCACTAGCGTGCATGCTTCATCGCACCGTTCCTCCATCCAAGCACACCTTTGAGCGACGAGGACCACTCTCAACGCTTTCATTCCCG GAATATGGAGTTTCAGTTGTGTACCTGAAAAACGGGTTTCTTGTTGACCTGGTGGTGGAGAAAAGAGGCCGGGTTCTGAAACTGGATTCAATCAGCAGGTTCGGTAAATGGGAAGGAGCAGACATTCTCATCTTCAACAGCTATCACTGGTGGACTCACAATGGAATCAAACAAAc ATGGGACTATTTTCAAGTTGGTgaagatatatatagagaaatgGAGCGAATGGACGCTTATAAGATTGCATTAACAACATGGGCTAAATGGGTTGACACCTACATAGATCCTCAGAAGACCCGAGTCTTTTTCCAAGGGATTTCGGCTGTTCATGAGAG AGGCAAGGATTGGAATGAACCTAATGTCCGGAACTGCAATGGGCAAACTCTGCCTACTCGAGGGCTACATTATCCAGGAAAAAGATATCCAGGGCAAGAAGTGGTAAAGGATGTATTAACACAAATGAAACATCCCGCTTATCTGTTGGATATAACACTTCTTACCCAGTTAAGGAAAGATGCTCACCCGTCCAAGTATGGTGACGGAGGCATGGACTGCAGCCACTGGTGTCTTGCCGGGGTTCCAGATACATGGAACCAGATTTTGTACAACATCTTGCTTAGGAATTAG